In a genomic window of Streptomyces sp. NBC_01142:
- the recG gene encoding ATP-dependent DNA helicase RecG, which translates to MDRVSALDETLKKTLGAATAKVMAEHLDLHTVGDLLHHYPRRYAERGELTSLSELPLDEHVTVVAQVADARVLTFNQGRGRRLEVTITDGSGRLQLVFFGKGVHKPHKDLLPGSRAMFAGKVSMFNRKLQLAHPAYEPLGGASAEDAVDAFANQLIPIYPACKQLESWKIAKAVDAVLPRAGEAADPLPPSLREGRGFATLPDALRKIHRPRTKADIAEARDRLKWDEAFVLQVALARRRYADAQLPAVARKPVAGGLLDAFDAKLPFTLTEGQQKVTKEIFDDLATEHPMHRLLQGEVGSGKTMVALRAMLTVVDAGGQAAMLAPTEVLAQQHHRSVTEMMGELAESGMLGGSEHATKVVLLTGSMGAAARRQALLDLVTGEAGIVIGTHALIEDKVQFHDLGLVVVDEQHRFGVEQRDALRSKGKQPPHLLVMTATPIPRTVAMTVFGDLETSVLDQLPAGRSPIASHVVPAQDKPHFLARAWERVREEVENGHQAYVVCPRIGDGDDEPKKKSAEDDAEKRPPLAVIEIAEQLTAGPLKGLRVEILHGRMPPDGKDDVMRRFAAGAVDVLVATTVIEVGVNVPNATAMVIMDADRFGVSQLHQLRGRVGRGSAPGLCLLVSEMPEASPARARLGAVASTLDGFELSRIDLEQRREGDVLGQAQSGVRSSLRMLTVIEDEEVIAAAREEAVTIVAEDPELERLPELRTALDALLDEEREQYLDKG; encoded by the coding sequence ATGGATCGCGTGTCCGCGCTCGACGAAACCCTGAAGAAGACGCTCGGTGCCGCCACCGCGAAGGTGATGGCCGAGCACCTCGACCTGCATACGGTCGGTGATCTGCTGCACCACTATCCGCGGCGCTACGCCGAGCGGGGCGAGCTCACCTCGCTCTCCGAGCTGCCCCTGGACGAACACGTCACGGTCGTCGCCCAGGTCGCCGACGCCCGCGTCCTCACCTTCAACCAGGGCCGCGGCCGGCGGCTCGAGGTCACGATCACCGACGGCAGCGGACGGCTGCAGCTGGTGTTCTTCGGCAAGGGGGTCCACAAGCCGCACAAGGACCTGCTGCCGGGCAGCCGCGCGATGTTCGCCGGCAAGGTGTCGATGTTCAACCGCAAGCTGCAGCTCGCCCATCCCGCGTACGAGCCGCTGGGCGGCGCCAGTGCGGAGGACGCGGTGGACGCCTTCGCCAACCAGCTGATCCCGATCTATCCGGCCTGCAAGCAGCTGGAGAGCTGGAAGATCGCCAAAGCGGTGGACGCGGTCCTGCCGCGCGCCGGGGAGGCCGCCGACCCGCTGCCGCCCTCGCTGCGCGAAGGCCGCGGATTCGCCACGCTCCCCGACGCCCTGCGCAAGATCCACCGGCCGCGGACGAAGGCGGACATCGCCGAGGCAAGGGACCGGCTCAAATGGGACGAGGCGTTCGTCCTCCAGGTCGCGCTCGCCCGGCGGCGGTACGCCGACGCCCAACTGCCCGCCGTGGCAAGGAAACCCGTGGCCGGCGGCCTGCTCGACGCCTTCGACGCCAAGCTGCCCTTCACCCTCACCGAAGGCCAGCAGAAGGTCACCAAGGAGATCTTCGACGACCTGGCGACCGAGCACCCGATGCACCGTCTCCTCCAGGGCGAGGTGGGATCGGGCAAGACGATGGTCGCGCTGCGGGCGATGCTCACCGTCGTCGACGCGGGCGGGCAGGCGGCGATGCTCGCGCCCACCGAAGTCCTCGCCCAGCAGCACCACCGCTCGGTCACCGAGATGATGGGGGAGCTCGCGGAGTCGGGAATGCTCGGCGGGTCCGAGCACGCCACCAAGGTGGTGCTCCTGACCGGCTCCATGGGCGCGGCCGCGCGCCGGCAGGCGCTGCTCGACCTGGTGACGGGCGAGGCGGGGATCGTGATCGGCACCCATGCGCTGATCGAGGACAAGGTGCAGTTCCACGATCTGGGTCTGGTCGTGGTCGACGAGCAGCACCGCTTCGGTGTGGAGCAGCGCGACGCCCTGCGCTCCAAGGGCAAGCAGCCGCCGCATCTGCTGGTCATGACCGCCACCCCCATTCCCCGTACGGTCGCGATGACCGTCTTCGGCGACCTGGAGACCTCGGTCCTGGACCAGCTGCCGGCCGGCCGCTCGCCGATCGCCAGCCATGTGGTCCCGGCCCAGGACAAGCCGCACTTCCTCGCGCGCGCCTGGGAGCGCGTGCGCGAGGAAGTGGAGAACGGCCACCAGGCGTATGTGGTCTGCCCCCGGATCGGTGACGGGGACGACGAGCCGAAGAAGAAGTCGGCGGAGGACGATGCCGAGAAGCGCCCCCCGCTGGCTGTGATCGAGATCGCCGAACAGCTCACGGCAGGCCCTCTGAAGGGCCTGCGCGTCGAAATCCTGCACGGGCGGATGCCGCCGGACGGCAAGGACGACGTCATGCGGCGCTTCGCCGCGGGCGCTGTGGACGTCCTCGTCGCCACCACCGTCATCGAGGTCGGCGTGAACGTCCCCAACGCCACCGCCATGGTGATCATGGACGCGGACCGGTTCGGCGTCTCGCAGCTGCATCAGCTGCGCGGCCGTGTGGGCCGTGGCTCGGCCCCGGGCCTGTGTCTGCTGGTCAGCGAGATGCCCGAGGCGAGCCCCGCCCGGGCACGGCTGGGCGCTGTCGCCTCCACGCTCGACGGCTTCGAGCTCTCCCGTATCGACCTCGAGCAGCGCCGCGAGGGCGATGTGCTCGGCCAGGCCCAGTCCGGTGTGCGCTCCTCGCTGCGGATGCTCACGGTCATCGAGGACGAGGAGGTCATCGCGGCAGCCCGCGAGGAGGCCGTGACGATCGTCGCCGAGGACCCGGAGCTGGAGCGGCTGCCCGAGCTGCGGACGGCACTGGACGCGCTGCTCGACGAGGAGCGGGAGCAGTACCTCGACAAGGGCTGA
- a CDS encoding DAK2 domain-containing protein, with translation MPQTLDAAAVRAWCSLSLEALGREREEIDAINVYPVADGDTGTNLYLTVESAVQAVEAVFAAHETGSSAPALAEVMRSMAHGALIGARGNSGTILAQLLRGMAERLGEGDHLAGALRRAAGLAREAVAHPVEGTILSVAGAAAEAAETSSSSSADEAGTARAAYEGARSALDATPGQLAVLERAGVVDAGGRGLLMVLGALVEAVSGEAPLVPAMAHVRPEPLGPGVEPCADGGPAFEVIYLLEADDAAVTRLRTRLDGLGDSLVVVGGDGLWNVHVHVDDAGAAVEAGVEAGRPYRIRITHFDTATAVPREQVQRAVVVVVPGEGLAGLCTQAGATTVLARPGEPPASGELVDAIRCAHAREVVLLPNSAELRHTAAAAAEQARTEGVRVALIPTRSAVQGIAALAVHEPDRRFDEDVVAMTAAAGATRYAELAVAERQSWTMAGVCQAGDVLGLIDGDVVVIGTDLAATAETVLDRMLAAGGEMVTLVLGDDVTDADAVADRLERHVRDGHLAVDTVVYRGGRQSAPLLIGVE, from the coding sequence GTGCCGCAGACTCTCGATGCCGCAGCGGTGCGCGCCTGGTGCTCACTGTCGCTGGAGGCCCTCGGCCGGGAGCGCGAGGAGATCGACGCGATCAATGTCTATCCGGTCGCGGACGGGGACACCGGCACGAACCTCTATCTGACCGTGGAGTCCGCGGTCCAGGCGGTGGAGGCGGTCTTCGCCGCGCACGAGACCGGATCGTCCGCGCCCGCACTCGCCGAGGTGATGCGGTCGATGGCGCACGGGGCGCTGATCGGGGCCCGCGGGAACTCCGGGACGATCCTGGCGCAGCTCCTGCGGGGCATGGCCGAGCGGCTCGGTGAGGGAGATCACCTCGCCGGCGCGCTGCGACGGGCCGCGGGGCTGGCACGCGAGGCGGTCGCGCATCCCGTCGAGGGGACGATCCTGAGCGTGGCGGGAGCCGCGGCCGAAGCGGCGGAGACTTCTTCGAGTTCCTCGGCCGATGAGGCGGGGACGGCACGGGCGGCGTACGAGGGCGCGCGGTCCGCACTGGACGCGACACCCGGCCAGCTCGCCGTGCTCGAGCGCGCGGGGGTCGTGGATGCGGGCGGGCGCGGGCTGCTGATGGTGCTCGGGGCGCTGGTCGAGGCGGTGTCGGGGGAGGCCCCGCTCGTACCGGCGATGGCCCATGTCCGCCCGGAGCCCCTGGGCCCCGGGGTGGAGCCGTGCGCCGACGGGGGCCCCGCCTTCGAGGTGATCTACCTGCTGGAGGCGGACGATGCGGCCGTGACCCGGCTGCGGACCCGGCTCGACGGACTCGGGGACTCGCTCGTCGTGGTCGGCGGCGACGGCCTCTGGAACGTCCATGTGCACGTCGACGACGCGGGCGCGGCGGTGGAGGCGGGCGTCGAGGCGGGGCGGCCGTACCGGATCCGTATCACCCACTTCGACACCGCGACGGCGGTGCCGCGCGAGCAGGTGCAGCGGGCGGTCGTCGTGGTCGTCCCCGGGGAGGGTCTGGCGGGCCTGTGCACGCAAGCGGGCGCGACGACGGTGCTGGCGCGGCCGGGGGAGCCGCCGGCCAGCGGCGAGCTGGTCGACGCGATCCGCTGCGCCCACGCGCGCGAGGTGGTCCTGCTGCCGAACTCCGCGGAGTTGCGGCACACGGCCGCGGCGGCCGCGGAACAGGCCCGTACGGAGGGAGTACGGGTCGCTCTCATCCCGACCCGGTCGGCGGTCCAGGGCATCGCGGCCCTCGCTGTCCACGAGCCGGACCGGCGCTTCGACGAGGACGTGGTGGCCATGACGGCGGCGGCGGGTGCGACGCGCTACGCCGAACTGGCCGTCGCCGAACGGCAGTCGTGGACGATGGCCGGCGTCTGCCAGGCCGGGGACGTACTGGGCCTGATCGACGGCGACGTGGTGGTGATCGGCACGGACCTGGCGGCCACGGCGGAAACGGTGCTGGACCGCATGCTGGCGGCGGGCGGCGAGATGGTGACGCTGGTCCTGGGCGACGACGTAACGGACGCGGACGCGGTCGCGGACCGGCTGGAGAGGCATGTACGGGACGGCCACCTGGCGGTCGACACCGTGGTCTACCGGGGTGGCCGCCAGTCGGCCCCGCTGCTGATCGGCGTGGAGTAG